One Megalops cyprinoides isolate fMegCyp1 chromosome 23, fMegCyp1.pri, whole genome shotgun sequence genomic region harbors:
- the LOC118770682 gene encoding hemagglutinin/amebocyte aggregation factor-like: MDKIRFLLCLFAGLQVNGQERWQNEYDHVLSFACPSLSSISKIVSKHDNHHEDRIWDFSCKDTFESSPQCFWSPYANYFDEYLSYSCPDNYVMSGMESYHENKHEDRRWKFYCCRDYKYCNSHCQWTPHVNNFDEEFTWYVPHMNYLVGVSSYHENKHEDRRWQYMYCSRQPC, from the exons ATGGATAAAATACGTTTCCTTTTGTGTCTATTTGCTGGACTTCAAGTCAATGGACAAG AACGCTGGCAAAATGAGTACGACCATGTTTTATCTTTTGCCTGTCCTTCATTATCCTCAATCTCTAAGATAGTCAG CAAACATGACAACCACCATGAAGATCGTATCTGGGATTTCAGTTGCAAAGACACCTTTGAGTCCTCTCCACAATGTTTCTGGTCTCCGTATGCTAATTATTTTGATGAATACTTATCATATAGCTGTCCAGACAATTATGTAATGTCAGGAATGGAAAGCTACCATGAAAACAAGCATGAGGATCGAAG ATGGAAATTCTATTGCTGCCGAGACTACAAGTACTGTAATTCTCACTGCCAGTGGACACCACATGTGAACAACTTTGATGAGGAATTCACTTGGTATGTTCCACACATGAACTACCTTGTTGGAGTTTCAAGCTACCATGAAAATAAGCATGA agatCGCCGTTGGCAGTATATGTACTGCTCAAGACAGCCATGCTGA